One part of the Caproiciproducens sp. CPB-2 genome encodes these proteins:
- a CDS encoding recombinase family protein yields the protein MPEARLISPITRQAMAKSRVAAYCRVSSNSADQQSSYANQIRVYTSMIQKRRDWELVEIFADEGLSGMKAENRTEFQRMIRMCELHQIDLIITKSVSRFARNAKESLVYVRKLKLLGIGVQFEKEGIFTLALGDEMLLNTFSAIAQEESKAISQNQRLSIVKRMEDGEYVDSNAPYGFRLMNKELTVYEPEAEIVRSIFRMYLNGCSTTEIARELNNRRIQTKTGKGTWRSAKVAYILRNERYIGDCRYQKTYRDTTVPFKQYANRGQEDQFYAKGTHAPLIDQDTFGKVQSLLQKRQENFSKVATQNIYPLTSRIQCSECGSYFRRRLVSGTVKWACCRHINDRNACESSYYSEERIYDGFTAMVNKLRFGEEDILGQVISRLESAVLLYKKNNTAAREMSQSIAELNAKLLMLEQLRAKGYLAPEVHQTQSRDINNQLAKLKKERQTELDSHIIQMLDDVKHLKTILEELEDPLERFDEKLFTEVVKAISIDHNDEMTLTVIGGLRFTELI from the coding sequence ATGCCCGAAGCAAGACTGATATCGCCAATCACACGACAGGCTATGGCTAAGTCCAGAGTCGCTGCTTATTGTCGAGTATCGTCCAATTCGGCAGATCAGCAGAGCTCCTATGCGAACCAGATTCGAGTGTACACCAGCATGATCCAGAAACGCAGGGATTGGGAACTGGTGGAAATATTTGCAGATGAAGGACTCTCAGGGATGAAAGCCGAGAACCGCACAGAGTTCCAACGGATGATCCGTATGTGTGAGCTTCACCAAATCGACCTCATTATCACAAAGTCCGTGTCACGGTTCGCCAGAAACGCGAAAGAGTCCCTCGTGTATGTCCGAAAGCTGAAGCTACTCGGCATCGGCGTTCAGTTCGAAAAGGAAGGAATTTTCACGCTGGCGCTTGGCGATGAGATGCTCCTAAACACCTTCTCTGCTATCGCGCAGGAAGAATCCAAGGCGATCTCCCAGAACCAGCGTCTCTCCATCGTAAAACGCATGGAGGACGGCGAGTATGTGGACAGCAACGCCCCATACGGATTCCGCCTCATGAACAAGGAACTGACAGTGTACGAACCGGAAGCTGAAATCGTCCGCTCGATCTTCAGAATGTATCTGAACGGATGCTCCACAACCGAAATTGCTCGGGAGCTGAATAACCGACGTATCCAGACTAAGACAGGTAAAGGGACATGGCGCTCCGCAAAGGTCGCTTACATTCTAAGAAACGAAAGATACATTGGCGACTGCCGCTACCAGAAAACCTACCGAGATACGACAGTCCCGTTTAAGCAATACGCCAACAGGGGTCAGGAGGATCAGTTCTATGCGAAAGGGACTCACGCGCCGCTGATCGACCAGGACACCTTTGGTAAAGTTCAGTCGCTTCTGCAAAAGAGGCAGGAGAACTTCTCAAAAGTGGCAACACAAAACATATATCCTCTTACGAGCCGCATTCAGTGTTCTGAGTGCGGCTCGTATTTTCGTAGACGGCTCGTTTCTGGAACCGTCAAATGGGCTTGCTGCCGACATATAAATGACCGAAACGCCTGTGAATCAAGCTACTACAGCGAAGAACGCATCTATGACGGGTTCACCGCTATGGTGAACAAGCTCCGCTTCGGAGAAGAGGACATACTCGGGCAGGTAATATCCCGGCTTGAGTCGGCCGTCCTGCTATATAAGAAAAACAACACCGCCGCACGAGAGATGAGCCAGAGCATAGCCGAGCTGAACGCAAAGCTTCTCATGCTCGAACAACTCCGCGCCAAAGGTTACCTCGCTCCCGAAGTGCATCAAACACAGTCCCGAGATATCAACAACCAGCTTGCCAAGTTGAAAAAAGAGCGCCAGACGGAGCTGGACTCCCATATCATCCAAATGCTTGACGATGTGAAGCACCTGAAAACCATACTGGAAGAGCTGGAAGATCCGCTCGAACGTTTTGACGAAAAGCTGTTTACTGAGGTCGTAAAGGCGATCTCAATTGACCATAACGATGAAATGACGCTTACAGTGATCGGCGGCCTCAGATTCACAGAGCTGATCTGA
- a CDS encoding RNA polymerase subunit sigma-70 codes for MGFNHAAERKKFEQKWALLRKKYRKAGMSKEEIQEMYEFDWNAFLSERRYREHTQPLPSESFSDDDEDSMSGLFKKFDSLKVTFSEDDFTGRYSWVETIEDQELCASLKVLSANDLELITRMVIDDYSQSDIAKKEGCARNTVNKKLARIKKLLREG; via the coding sequence ATGGGCTTTAATCATGCCGCAGAGAGGAAAAAGTTCGAGCAAAAGTGGGCACTCCTCCGCAAGAAGTACCGCAAAGCTGGAATGTCCAAAGAAGAAATCCAAGAAATGTATGAATTCGACTGGAATGCTTTTCTCAGTGAACGCAGGTACAGAGAGCACACTCAGCCGCTTCCCTCGGAATCGTTTAGTGATGATGATGAAGACAGTATGTCCGGTCTCTTTAAGAAGTTCGACTCGCTAAAGGTTACCTTCAGTGAAGATGACTTCACTGGGCGGTATAGCTGGGTTGAAACGATTGAGGATCAAGAACTGTGTGCCAGCCTCAAAGTACTATCAGCCAATGATTTGGAACTTATTACGCGCATGGTCATTGATGACTACAGTCAGTCAGATATAGCGAAGAAGGAGGGTTGTGCGAGGAACACTGTAAACAAAAAACTCGCCAGAATCAAAAAACTTTTGCGTGAAGGGTGA
- a CDS encoding recombinase family protein — protein MKKIRYIPYGYTLRNGRTVIEHGEADVIREIFDAYISGASLKAIAEELTGRKIPYSERTDTWDKARIARIIDNAKYTGDDEYDPIIDEALYETAISLKTARQRNTFEKDTAAINLLRDYIRCQQCGAPMKRSVSTKHRIRESWMCTNDECGIKVRIGDTQLLEKVNVLMNRIINNTRLLIPRRKKRPEMSPAVLKLNNEISLELERDNPNEELIIAKTAEMASQLYRESETRINIAASIARKRAEMMTPQEEFSESHFTDIVSYISLDDGGRITLHTKTDTEIGDDDNASNQDTEKDNHGH, from the coding sequence ATGAAAAAAATACGCTACATCCCATATGGCTATACGCTCCGAAACGGCAGGACGGTCATCGAACATGGTGAAGCCGATGTTATTCGGGAAATATTCGATGCCTACATCAGCGGCGCATCGCTGAAAGCCATTGCCGAGGAATTGACCGGTCGAAAGATACCCTATAGCGAGCGCACAGACACATGGGACAAAGCGCGTATCGCCAGAATCATCGACAATGCAAAATACACCGGCGATGATGAATATGACCCCATTATTGATGAAGCACTCTACGAAACGGCGATCAGCCTGAAAACCGCCAGACAGCGCAATACATTTGAGAAAGATACCGCAGCAATCAACCTCCTGCGGGATTATATTCGCTGCCAACAGTGCGGCGCACCCATGAAACGGAGCGTCAGCACAAAGCACCGCATCAGGGAAAGTTGGATGTGTACGAATGATGAGTGTGGAATCAAGGTTCGCATCGGAGATACACAGCTTCTCGAGAAGGTCAATGTGCTGATGAATCGAATCATCAACAACACAAGGCTCCTGATTCCGCGGCGCAAAAAGCGGCCTGAGATGTCTCCAGCTGTCTTGAAGCTGAATAACGAAATCAGCCTCGAGCTTGAGAGAGACAATCCAAATGAAGAACTCATAATTGCCAAAACTGCGGAAATGGCGAGTCAGCTCTACCGAGAAAGCGAAACCAGAATTAACATCGCTGCCTCTATCGCCAGAAAACGCGCTGAGATGATGACGCCGCAGGAGGAGTTCAGCGAAAGCCACTTCACCGATATCGTCAGCTACATATCCCTTGACGACGGAGGCAGGATCACCCTTCATACCAAGACGGACACGGAAATCGGAGATGATGACAATGCAAGTAACCAAGATACCGAAAAAGACAATCACGGTCATTGA